The genomic interval TCTTGAACGTGTTCTGGATGGCGATTGCGGCGGGCATCGTCAGCGTCGACACCGAACTGTCTATGATATTGTCATAGAAAGAGCCTGATGCGGACCTGTCGACCTTCAGTGCCGATGAGGACAGGTCGTCGAAGACATTGTCGTGGACGAGAATATTCTCGCGGACATAACCGGGATTGCCGACGGCGCTGACCAAGACGCCGTATACGCCGTCATGCAGGTAATTTCCGCTGATATCATAGTTTTTCGCATCGCCCGAGTCGCCGAGACCGATGCCGTAGGACCAGCTATAGCCGCCATATCCTGAGATGTCATTGTCATGGATGGCGATGTTCGTGCCTGCCTGGGCACTCAGCCCGAAGCCGCCGCCGATAAGCGTATTGCCCTCGACCACGGCATCTTGAGCCCGGATCAACACCAGAACACCCTTGGCGCTGTTGGTTTCCGTCTGCTCAAGATGGTTGTCCTTGATCAGGATATTGCTGCTGTTGTTGAGCTGGATGGCGTCAGCCACGCTCCCCTGACTGTTGGTAATGGTATTATTGACGAGAACGATGCCCTTAACCTTATCCATCCAAATGCCATCGGCATGCACACCGGTCAGGGTACTGTTCTCGATCGTGATGTTCTGGCTGCTTTGGAAGTTGAGCGAGCCGGGCTTCCCGGCCAAACCGGTATTCGACACCTCGATGTTGCGGACGATCCAGTTCGATACACTCCCGGCATAGATCGCGTTGGCGCCAGTATCGGCGATCTTGATATTTTCGATGACGATATTCGAAGCCTTGGAACCGTGGATCCCGTTGTTGCTGCTGTGAATGACCGGCGCATCGCCGATGCCATAGCTGCCGATGGTGATCGGAGCGCTGACGCTGCCCGAATATTTCAAGTCGAATTGTTCGTTAAACACACTTCCGGCAGCAAGCAGCACGCTGTCGCCCGGGTTTAGTCTCAAGGATTCCACAGCAGATAATGTCGCAAAGGCTGAACTCTCGCTGGTTCCGTTATTGTAGTTGGATCCTGTTGCTGAATTCACGTAATAGACGGTCATGCCGCGATCTCCCAAAGGTAATGGAAAATCTTCTAGCCGGCGACCTCTCTCTGCCTGCTAAAATGGAACACTAAAATGCGTCATATCGTGCTATAATTCTCCGTTCAACGCTTAAACATCTTGATTTCTGCAGCATATTGCGCCGCAACAAGGTTGCAATGCGCCCGCGACTAAATTGTTTACCAAGATTACGCCGATTCCGGACCATTATTCTCAAGCCGTACATATGATTCAGCACGATCCGCGCCGGCGCCCAATGTTACCTGATAAAGCTACATTACAGTAAAATGGCAGGCATTGTTTTTGCCAATGCGCGGCTCCGACTTCGAGACCACCCTAGATGTTTGTAGATCACAACGATAACTCAAAGTGATTACACTACTTTTTTAACCTGAAGTAGCCGAAGACTCCTGTATTCTCTTTCATTGCTTCGGAAGAAATATTCTTTCAGCCAGAAGAAGCGTTAGATGAGAACAGCCAGTCCGAGCATTCACTTATTGTTAAAGCAATAATACCCAGAACTTTCATCACGTTATGCCCATTACGCGTGTGCCAATATCACAAAATACACCGAACATATAAATCTCTTGTTAACTAGGCGCTTGACTCCATGTATTAAGGCACCCTTAATCAAGCCGCTCGCTGAAGTTCAAAAATGACCGGCGAAGATCAATCTCAAGGAGAGACGTTAATGGCTATTCACGCAACCGACGATACTGCAACATTTCTGGAAACGGACGCTATCTCCGGAAATCTGCTCAGCAACGACACCTCCGACGGCAACCTGTTCCTGCGGTTCTTCGATCAACAGAGCGTCGGCGCCAAGCAGCCCGGCCAGGTAACTGAAATCCAGGGCGACTATGGCACCTTCTATGTCAAGGCCGACGGCAGCTACACCTACGTGCTGAGCGACGCCGCCAAGATCGGCTTCACCAGCGGCGAGTTGCTTCAGGAGAGAGTTTCCTACAAGATCTCCGACGGCGCCGGTCACACAGACGTTGGCGTATTCACACTGAACATTCAGGGTGTAACCCAGGTCAAGCCGGTCGCAGTTGACGACCATTACAGCTTCAACGAAGGTGACGCTATCGGCGGCAACGCTCTGGACAACGACATTCCCAGCGACACCGGCCAGCTCTTCCTCCGTCAATTCGCCGGCACGAACGTAAACGGGAATCCCGGCGCCACCACCGACATCGATGGCACTTACGGCACCTTCCATGTCAAGGCGGACGGCCAGTTCACCTATGAACTGACGCAGGATATCGCCCCGGGCGATCATGTCACGGAAACCATCCAGTACTACAAGATCTCCGATGGTTCGGGCCACACCGACGTCGGCATTCTGACGCTCAACATTACGGGCACCGAGATCGTTTCCGGTGTCGGTGTCTGACCATTGGCCGGACCATCGATAACCCGATCAACAAGCTACGCCCGCAGCACAAGCAGCGGGCGTTGCCATCTATAGACGCGGCTTCGGTCGATAGAAGATCGCGAATGTTGCGGCGAGCGGAAGGACGTAAAGGCTTTAAAGCTTCGCTGTCTGCCGGCTGCAGCGCTGTCGAAACCGCGCTGTCGCTCCCTCTCCGACACTCGCCCAGGTTCGATCGAAGACCGGGCGGAGCTGCGGACTGACCTTTTTTATCGTGGAATTGACCATACAGCGATCGCCAAGTTTCAGCATTGTGGTGAGATCGCTATTAAGCGCACTCTTTGCCGCGGAAAGCGTTACGCTGGTGAAGTCGTTCCAGAAATAAAACCGTGTCAAAATCATTCCTTGGTCGTGGGGCGCGAGCACAACCGAACGCTTCATCATTTCCGCAATCGCGACCGGCTCCTCAGCGATTTTCGACTGCACGGCCGCAAGTCGAAGCCAAAAGTTGCTGTTCGTCGGCATGCACGACAGGGCATATCGCAAATATTGGCGCGCATTCGAGGCTGCAGCGGCCCAGGCGTCGTAATTGACATTGACGTTCTGTCGATCAAGCTGCGTCAGAACGAGCGTGACGCCGGCGGCGACAATGTCGGATCGGCAATAGTGCCCGTCGACCACCTCGATGGTGCGCGCCGCATATCTGGCTGCGACATCGTTCGCGACAGTTTCGCCGCGCTCGATCTTCTCCGCGACGATTGAGATGCTGGCCGTTCTTATCGAAGCATACAGTTCCCGACCGGCCACCGCAGCAAAGACTGCGGTGACGATAAGGAAAACCATCCGTGTCGCAGAAGCGAACTGACCACCAAGCATCAGCTTTCGGTATAATATCGCGAATAACGCTTATAGTAATATTCGCTGGAGCCGAACGTCCGGTAGAGCTTCATTTGCGCGGGATCGACCTTGGTCAATATGGCGCCAACGCATTTCGCGTAGAGATCCGGCTCGGACAACAGGGTCGACTGGACCACTTTCCGTGACGTCTTGCCCCACTCGATCACGAACACGACCGCATCGAGCTTCGGGTTGATGGCGCGTGCGTCCACCACTGGAGCCAGAGGAGGCAAGTCTACGACAATGTAGTCGAAGCTTTGACGCGCAAATTCAAGCAGCTGATCCATGCCGCGCGATGCGAGCAGCTCCGAAGAATGCGGAACGCGATATCGTGCCACGGTCGGCAGGAATGCGAGTTTTGTCTTGGGATCGAGGAGAATGAGATCCTTCAGCGGACGGTTGTCCACGATCGCTTCAAGCAAGCCGGCTTCCGCGTGGCGGCCGATAGCCCGCGTCGCGCCTGGATTTCGCATATCGCCGTCGATGAGCAGGCAACGTGCGCCCTGCATGGCCAAAAGCTTGGCAAAATTGATGGCCGTGGTCGACTTGCCTTCGCCAGGCAAGCTCGACACCACACCAATGACCTTGCAGCGCTGATCGGACGCACTGATGTCGATAGCGATCTTCGCGCTTCGAAGCGTCTCGGCGAATGCCGACAGCGGATGCTCCTCGACATAGGTCGTGGTCTTGCCGCCCCTGGCGATGCTTCGCGGGTTGCCCGGATCGACGAGCGTCGGATCATCGACGTTGTTTTCAATCAGCGGCATGACGCCAAGAGATTCGACGTCGAGCATATCCTTGACATCGTCACCGGTGCGGAAGAAGCGGTCGCGGAATTCACGGAAAGCTCCAATGCCGCTACCGAACGCGCATCCTAGGAACATCGCAAAAGCGATGACGAGGCTTCTTTTCGGCGCGCTCGGCTTCGTCGGCGTCTCCGCAGTCGTGATGATACGTGCGGCGGTAATCGGGAAGCTCTGTTGCTGGATCGCTTCCTGATAGCGCGCCAGGAAGCTCTGATAGAGGTTCTTATAAGTATCCCGCGTCCGCTCGAGTTCGCGGAGCTGTACCTGCGTCTCGCCCGCCGTTGCGGCCACACCCGTTGCCTTGTCAACGCTGTCGCGCAGCGATTTTTCGCGGGATTGCGCAACCGTGAGTTCGCTCTGATAGCTCTCGGCGATGCGATTCAGCTCGTCGAACATGAGCCGTTCGTATTCGGCCATCTCAGCACGGAGCCGGACTGCCTGAACGTGGTCGGGACCAAGCCGCGCCTCGATCTCGGCCTCGAGCTTCGAAGCTTCCAGATATTTCTTACGAAGGTCGTTTGAAATCGAGCTGTCGAGTACATCGGTCACGATCGCATCGGTCTGCTTGGCTTCGATGATCGACTTGATGCGGGTATATTTCGCCTCAGCCTGCGCCGTTTCGGCCTGAGCCTTGATCAACTGGCTGTTCAGCTCAGAAAGCTGCTGCTCGCTGAGCAAGGTGCCCGATCCTGCCTCGACAAGTCCATGCTCGCTCCGGAATTTCTGCACTGCGAGGTCGGTGTCCAGCGCCTGCTGCCGGAGTTCTTCGATACGCTCCTGTAGCCACTCACCGGCCCGGCGTGTCGCTTCATATTTCGAATTGAGCTTATCAACCAGATAAACATCAGCGATGGCGGCGGCGATTTCTCGCGCCATATCCGGCGACTGCGAGGTATAGCTGACGTCGAGGACGTAGGATTTGCCGACACGCTCGACATCGATATTTCCGGCGACGGTTTCCGCAGCCCATCGCCGCTTCATTTCCGCATCGGGAGCAGCGGCCCCGTCGTCGGCAAACCAGGAGCGAAAGTTGACCAGGGATTTCAGCGTTGCGACAGAAAAGAGCGAGTTCTTCTGTGCCGTAAACACCGGATCATCGACAAGTTTCAGCTTGTCGACGACCGCATAAGCGATCGTGTCGGACTTCAGCAGCTCGACTTGGCTGAGGACCGTGCCTTCGTCATCGTCTAGCTGGCCGAAAGCCGCCAGTTGGTTAATCATCTGATTGTCGCTGCGGTCGATCAGCACTTTGGTCTCAGCCGTGTAGACCGGTACCGCAGTCAGGACATAGACGACACCAAGAATGGCAAAGGCGAAAGCGCACACCGCTACGATCCGCCATTGCCGGCGAACGATTGCGATCAGCTTGTCGAAATCGATGAAATCAGCTTCGTTTCCTGTATCGCGGGAGGCGTCGATACGCGGCGTAAGTTTATCTGGCGACAGCAATTTCGATCTCCAACAAAGGCGTCAAGCGCTAAGATCTACAGGCAATTCCAGCTATTGTGTGACCGGGACACTCTGGCTCGTCGACTCCGTGGTGTCAGTCGACGACTGGCCTCCCCCATTCGTGCTGACAAACGTAGTCGTGCTCGAAGACGAGTCGGAGTCGGAGCTGGCGTTCGAAACGACCAGCGTACCGGCAGTTGTCGCGGCGCCGTCAAAAGGCGTGCCATCGTCTGATCCCGGGCCGGTTTGTCCAACCTGACCGTCATTGCCGATGCCGGTTGCTGCGGCAGCAGCGCTTGCGCTGGGGCCGAGAGCCGCGGTCCCGCCTTCGGCCAGCACCTTCGCAAAGGCCGCAAGTAGCGGCGCCAGATTCAGATCGGCGCTGGCAGCTTCAGCAACTGCCTTCTCGATCGCCAGCTTGAATTGCGGATCCGACACCTGACAGCTGTTTGCCGCTCGCCCAAGGCCGGCACCGATCGCCGTCATCTGTGCTGCATTCGCTTTCCGGGCCTGCTCGATCACCGGCGCCAGTGCATCGTTGCTGCTACCGACCAGCGCACGAACACGCGACGACAGAACCAACGCATCGGACATATCAAGCAGAACGGCGGGATTGGCCGTAAATCCGCTTACATCGACGGAAGTTAAGTTTGCGGGACCAAGGCAAGCTGCCGCAAGGGCGCTCGAATTCATGCCGGCAAACATCGCGACGGCAATTCCGCTATATGCAAGCTTACGATAAACTTCCGACCTTGCCATAACCACGATTTCCTTAATCAAATCCGCTATCATCATAAGGCTGCCGGCGTTGATCATCTGTGATCAACGCCGGCCATCTCAATCAATTTCCAAGATCCTGTATCGCGTTACGGGTATCGTTGGCGTCGTCCGTTACTCCGGCGACAGTGGACGATACCGAGTTTACGATGTCAAGGAACTTGACCAATTCGACAGAGTCCGAATTGGAAATATAGATAATATCCTTGTCTTCCATCTTGAATTGCTGGGCGGCAAACAGGGTTGCCGGATCACGAAGATTGGCGCGGATAATCACCGGAACCGTATCGCCCGCAAACCGCGTTGTATCTACATGCATCGCTGCAAGCGTCTTCTTGGGGACGGGGCGATAGAGCAGGACCTGGGCCGGATCCGCACGATCGTCGCGCAGGCCGCCCGCCTTGGCGATGGCCTCCCCGAGCGTCAGATCCGACTCTTCGAAATCGAACCGGCCGCTGACGCCGGCGGCGCCGAGCGCCAGGAACGTACGGCGCTCATGATCGACCGAGATCGTATCATCCGGCGCGACATAGATATTCTCCGCCGGGTTTTTCAACAGCGTATTGTAGGCGACGGTCGCCGTTCTGCCGCGGCGCTGCAGCGTCACGTTGGTTTCGATGTTATTGGTCGTCAAACCACCCGCCGCGGAAATGACGTCGAGAATGCGCTCACCGGCCGGGCTGATCTGGACGCGCTGAGGATTGTTGACGTCACCGAGCACGGCCACCTGACTGGAACGGTTGGTCGTCGTGGTGATAACCACCTGCGGCTCGATTGCGCGACTGGCCAGACGATCCTCGACGTCCTGCTCGACGGTCTCCTTCAGGCGACCGGCAGCCGGAACGCGACCCGCATAGGGGATCGTGATCGTTCCGTTTCTATCAATGGTCTGAGCAGGCAGAGAGATATAATTGCCGGGCCGGCTACCGGCGTCGGAGGGAATGAAGAGACCGCCGGACTGAGCTTCGAAAATCGCAACCTCGACGACATCGCCATAACCGAGCGGAATTTCAGGCGCACCGCCGCGACCACCGCCAAAACCCTTGAAGGAGGTCGGCTGCGGGGTCGTGAAATAGGACAGGACGTTCTTGCTGAGATCAATCAGGGCGTAGTCGATACCGACGCGACGCTCCTTCGTTGTTACCTTTACCGCCGCCCCTCGATCGACATCTTTATGATCGGGACCGGATCTTGGCAATGACGTGCAGCTTGCCAATATACTCGTTAGCGCTACAACAATGGCGACGCGTGTACTACCGACAGGAAAACAACCCATAGAATAACCCGTGTTGACGCCCTTGAAGCTACTGCTCCGCAATCGGACAAATTACAAGACAATCCCTGATCAATAATTACCGAATGCCGTTTATGATTCTCTAACTGTGGCAGCCCGGCAACGCCGAGCCTTCAGCAAACGAACGGCCTCAGCCCGGCTCTCTGACGCCGGAAATAATCTAAAGGCTGGGTCCGCTATAAAATCTCTTGCGTTTGAGAGTCAACCCGCAGCCCCCAATCAATCCGCATTTTCGAAAAATCTTCATAAATTCCATTCATTTAATTCGTTGGGGCCTTCCGGTCATCCATATGGGCGGTCCGTTTCGCCACGACTGCGGCCGAGACTAATGGCAACGACGGCGCTTAGGAAGGCGGCGAAAAACACCGCGAAACCCGGTATTTGCAGCGAGAAGTCGACCGCGGCATGGAGAGCGACCAGAACCGTCGCTGCCAGGCCGAGCAGGACATAGTGCCTCTGGCGCCGTCTCTCGGCGAGCCCGCGCCAAAAAATCTTGGCAAGTACTGCGAAAGTCAGAAGCGCCAGAACCGGAAATACTACCCCGAGTCCCAGAAATCCTTCGAGATAAAAATTATGGGCGCGGTCAAAGATCCCGAAGATGCCGCAGGCCGGATCGCGGTAAGCAGAAAACACGGTGCGGAAGGTTCCAAGACCCGTTCCCGTCAACCAGTGATCCGAAATGGCACGCCATATGCCGGGCAGGATGCAGAAGCGATCGTCATCCTCGAGCCGCCGTTCCTGCGCCCGCAAAATCGCCTGTCCTGCAAAGAGCATCAGCAAGACGACGACGAAGAGGACCGCCGACACAAGCTTCAACATCGAACGCCATCTCGGCGCCGGTCTGAAATAGCGCCTCGAGCTGTTCCAATTGATGACAAGCCACGGAAAATAGATGAGAGCGGCAACAAAGGTGGCGAATATCCCGGCGCGCGATCGGCTCAGCATCAACGCGGTGAAACATGCGCACAGGAGCAGAATGTAGATCCACGTTCTCAAGAGCAGAACGTGTCTGCCCGGCTCGCCAGGCGGATGGACTGAATAGGCGCGGGAAATATCCCTCACCAGCGTTAGCATGAGCAGCGTTCCCAGCCCGAGGAAGGTCGCAGCGGTGTTGCGGTTGACGAAAACCGCCGTCAGGCTATCGAGGTAGGCGTGTTTTTCGATGACGATCAGAACGTTGGGAAACATCGAAAATTGCAGCAGGCCGAAAACAGCCATGCTGCCTGCGGCAAGCCCGAGGCCGGCTAGCACCTTCCGCGCTCGTTGATCGGTATCGCACAAAATCAGCCCGGTCAGGAACGTCACGAAGGGCAGCGCCACCCAGAGAATCGCGGCAAACGTGTCGGCGGGTTCGACGGAGATCGCCGCATATCGGACACCTGCCAGATCACGCGCAGCGCTCCAGGCAGGGTTTGCCAGCCAATGGGCCGGCAGTTCGATCGCCTGGATAAACGTCCAGCCCGTCAGCACGACGAGCACAGACAAGGCAATGCGGAACACCCATCTGCTTTGCCTTGGCTCCGTAAACAGCAATCCCGAAAGGATGGCGAGAGCAAACATTCCGATCGCAGCGAATGCGAAGGGAAAGGGTGTAACGCTTCCGAACGGAATCAGCGTCAATATCACGAGCGCTATGAAAGCAACGAGGATCGCCTCCCGCAAGATCTCCCTGTTGATGAGTTTGGGCAACATTAGACTTCACTCACCAGCGGCTACACGAGAAGACCACAACCATCACGGCTAATATACTCGTACTAACATAAGTTGCATATCAAGCGCTTGCGTGCTAAAGTGCAACAGAATTCCACAACGATTAAAATTGTCGCGAAAGCCTTAAGCCAATCGAGACACGGCCCGATTATGCTCCTTCAGGCAGCAGAAACGGGACAGACTTCCTGCGCCCAATACTTGGCGGATCACTAAATCGCCATGCCATTGACTGAGACAAAAGGCAAGCCTGATCTCAATCGGTTGCCCTGAACGGGGATTAGAGATGAAGAGAACGTTCGTTACACTTCTGGCACTGGCTTTTACAGCGGGCAATGCCTGCTCGGCATTTGCCGCCGGTCCCGGTGGTGTTGCCCGCGGTCTGACCAGCAGTCCAGCGGTTAGCTATGTCTCCGAAAAAGGAAAGATCGTTGCGCCCTTCGCCCAGGTGCTGTTCTGCGCCCAGAACCCCGCCGAATGCCGCGACAATAATGGTCTGGCGGTCATCGCACTGACGGAACAGGAAATGCTGCAGCTGAAGAATGTGAACAACAGCGTCAATCGGACGATGATCGGCAGGAACGACCCTCGCAACGAGCTCAACGGTGATGTCTGGAAGGTCAATGTTCGCAGCGGCGACTGTGAGGATTTCGCGTTGACCAAGCGCAGCCGGCTGATGGCGATGGGCTGGTCATCGCGCGCTTTGCGGATCGCGACCGCCTATACGCCATCGGGGGAAGGACATGCCGTCCTGGTGGTCAGGACCGATAAGGGCGACCTGGTGCTCGACAACAGGAAAAGCAGCATCAAGAACTGGCGCGATACGGATCTGCGCTGGGATAAAATTCAATCGGATACAGACCCTTATGTCTGGTATCGGCTGTGACGACGGGCACGGCTGCAGTCTTCGGAACGCCCACGTCTCAATAATCAATTTCACTGTTTCGGTTTGAGGTCGAGCCTGCTCCATGAGCGGCTCGACTTGTCATATCGCTCACATAAACCTATGCTTTCGCTGTCGACAGGGTAGCTGACAGCGAGTTGCAGGTGCCCTGGGTTGGATTTCCGACGTGGGCGACCAGGCGATCTTCGATATTGTCTTTTCGCTCAGATTAAGTATGACGGGACCCATGCTGCGACGCAGCATGACGTTCTACTCTAATGATTTGAGGGAAATATGCGCATCACGATGATTGGATCAGGCTATGTAGGCCTCGTTTCAGGCGTTTGCTTTGCGGATTTCGGCCACGACGTCATCTGCGTCGATAAGGATCTGAGCAAGATCGAGGCTCTTCGCGAAGGCCGCATTCCGATCTACGAGCCAGGTCTCGATCAGCTGGTCGCCGAAAACACCAGCACCGGCCGCCTGTCCTTTTCGACGGATGTCGGCGAAAGCGTTCGTGGCGCCGATGTCGTGTTCATCGCCGTCGGCACGCCGTCCCGGCGCGGCGACGGCCATGCCGATCTCTCCTACGTCTATGCGGCTGCACGCGAGATTGCCACCTATGTTGAAGGTTTTACCGTGATCGTCACCAAGTCGACGGTGCCGGTCGGCACGGGAGACGAGGTCGAGCGCATCGTGCGGGAAACCAATCCTTCGGCGGATGTCGCCGTCGTCTCCAATCCCGAGTTTCTGCGCGAAGGCGCGGCGATCGAGGATTTCAAGCGTCCCGACCGCATCGTCGTCGGTCTGAACGACGACCGGGCGCGCGAGACGATGACCGAAGTCTACCGTCCGCTTTACCTGAACCAGGCTCCGCTGGTCTTCACGAGCCGCCGCACCTCCGAGCTCATCAAATATGCAGCCAACGCCTTCCTGGCCATGAAGATCACCTTCATCAACGAGATCGCCGATCTCTGCGAAAGGGTCGATGCCAACGTTCAGGACGTTTCGCGCGGCATCGGTCTCGATGGCCGTATCGGCTCGAAGTTCCTGCACGCCGGTCCCGGTTACGGCGGTTCGTGCTTCCCCAAGGATACGCTTGCCCTTGCCAAGACGGCGCAGGATTACGATGCGCCGGTCCGTCTGATCGAAACGACGATCTCGATCAACGACAATCGCAAGCGGGCGATGGGCCGCAAGGTCATTTCGGCCGTCGGCGGAGACATTCGCGGCAAGAAAGTCGCCATCCTCGGACTGACCTTCAAGCCGAACACCGACGACATGCGCGACAGCCCGGCCATCGCCATCATCCAGACGCTGCAGGATGCCGGTGCCCAGGTTGTCGGCTATGATCCTGAGGGTATGGAGAATGCCCGCAAGGTCATCGAGAACATCGAATATGCGAATGGCCCTTATGAAGCCGCCGCCGGCGCCGATGCCCTCGTCATCGTCACCGAATGGAACCAGTTCCGCGCGCTCGATTTCAATCGCCTGAAGCAGTCGATGCGCGCCCCGATCCTGGTCGACCTGCGCAACATCTATCGCAGTGACGAGATCCGCAAACACGGCTTTACCTATACCGGTATCGGCACCAATCTCTACCAGGACGCCTGACGGCGCCTCGTCGATATGTGAACGTTCTGACGCCGCGGGGCATAGCTCCCGCGGCGTTCGTTTTTGGAGGGGGTGGCGCAAAATGGCGGCGATTTTTCCGATCGTGCCATGTTCTCTGTGTCTAAAGGATGCCGACCCGT from Rhizobium lentis carries:
- a CDS encoding O-antigen ligase family protein, with translation MLPKLINREILREAILVAFIALVILTLIPFGSVTPFPFAFAAIGMFALAILSGLLFTEPRQSRWVFRIALSVLVVLTGWTFIQAIELPAHWLANPAWSAARDLAGVRYAAISVEPADTFAAILWVALPFVTFLTGLILCDTDQRARKVLAGLGLAAGSMAVFGLLQFSMFPNVLIVIEKHAYLDSLTAVFVNRNTAATFLGLGTLLMLTLVRDISRAYSVHPPGEPGRHVLLLRTWIYILLLCACFTALMLSRSRAGIFATFVAALIYFPWLVINWNSSRRYFRPAPRWRSMLKLVSAVLFVVVLLMLFAGQAILRAQERRLEDDDRFCILPGIWRAISDHWLTGTGLGTFRTVFSAYRDPACGIFGIFDRAHNFYLEGFLGLGVVFPVLALLTFAVLAKIFWRGLAERRRQRHYVLLGLAATVLVALHAAVDFSLQIPGFAVFFAAFLSAVVAISLGRSRGETDRPYG
- a CDS encoding right-handed parallel beta-helix repeat-containing protein, producing MTVYYVNSATGSNYNNGTSESSAFATLSAVESLRLNPGDSVLLAAGSVFNEQFDLKYSGSVSAPITIGSYGIGDAPVIHSSNNGIHGSKASNIVIENIKIADTGANAIYAGSVSNWIVRNIEVSNTGLAGKPGSLNFQSSQNITIENSTLTGVHADGIWMDKVKGIVLVNNTITNSQGSVADAIQLNNSSNILIKDNHLEQTETNSAKGVLVLIRAQDAVVEGNTLIGGGFGLSAQAGTNIAIHDNDISGYGGYSWSYGIGLGDSGDAKNYDISGNYLHDGVYGVLVSAVGNPGYVRENILVHDNVFDDLSSSALKVDRSASGSFYDNIIDSSVSTLTMPAAIAIQNTFKIGENKTLEQAQAELDSAAGSTSDVTLASNEPPPATAVGEHVDAPQINGPAPTAVTPAATVSAAVVPKIVAVHDSLKISGDIGSAYHGNLLENDNASNGTVLLRRFGDSAVDKHGLTLTGKYGVIHVESDGDYSYTVDAAKLAGLSGKVSEFFQYKISDGASHIDTDSLSVSINVDAFHSSHASQVLA
- a CDS encoding sugar transporter — translated: MARSEVYRKLAYSGIAVAMFAGMNSSALAAACLGPANLTSVDVSGFTANPAVLLDMSDALVLSSRVRALVGSSNDALAPVIEQARKANAAQMTAIGAGLGRAANSCQVSDPQFKLAIEKAVAEAASADLNLAPLLAAFAKVLAEGGTAALGPSASAAAAATGIGNDGQVGQTGPGSDDGTPFDGAATTAGTLVVSNASSDSDSSSSTTTFVSTNGGGQSSTDTTESTSQSVPVTQ
- a CDS encoding polysaccharide biosynthesis tyrosine autokinase, producing the protein MLSPDKLTPRIDASRDTGNEADFIDFDKLIAIVRRQWRIVAVCAFAFAILGVVYVLTAVPVYTAETKVLIDRSDNQMINQLAAFGQLDDDEGTVLSQVELLKSDTIAYAVVDKLKLVDDPVFTAQKNSLFSVATLKSLVNFRSWFADDGAAAPDAEMKRRWAAETVAGNIDVERVGKSYVLDVSYTSQSPDMAREIAAAIADVYLVDKLNSKYEATRRAGEWLQERIEELRQQALDTDLAVQKFRSEHGLVEAGSGTLLSEQQLSELNSQLIKAQAETAQAEAKYTRIKSIIEAKQTDAIVTDVLDSSISNDLRKKYLEASKLEAEIEARLGPDHVQAVRLRAEMAEYERLMFDELNRIAESYQSELTVAQSREKSLRDSVDKATGVAATAGETQVQLRELERTRDTYKNLYQSFLARYQEAIQQQSFPITAARIITTAETPTKPSAPKRSLVIAFAMFLGCAFGSGIGAFREFRDRFFRTGDDVKDMLDVESLGVMPLIENNVDDPTLVDPGNPRSIARGGKTTTYVEEHPLSAFAETLRSAKIAIDISASDQRCKVIGVVSSLPGEGKSTTAINFAKLLAMQGARCLLIDGDMRNPGATRAIGRHAEAGLLEAIVDNRPLKDLILLDPKTKLAFLPTVARYRVPHSSELLASRGMDQLLEFARQSFDYIVVDLPPLAPVVDARAINPKLDAVVFVIEWGKTSRKVVQSTLLSEPDLYAKCVGAILTKVDPAQMKLYRTFGSSEYYYKRYSRYYTES
- a CDS encoding Ig-like domain-containing protein, yielding MAIHATDDTATFLETDAISGNLLSNDTSDGNLFLRFFDQQSVGAKQPGQVTEIQGDYGTFYVKADGSYTYVLSDAAKIGFTSGELLQERVSYKISDGAGHTDVGVFTLNIQGVTQVKPVAVDDHYSFNEGDAIGGNALDNDIPSDTGQLFLRQFAGTNVNGNPGATTDIDGTYGTFHVKADGQFTYELTQDIAPGDHVTETIQYYKISDGSGHTDVGILTLNITGTEIVSGVGV
- a CDS encoding polysaccharide biosynthesis/export family protein, which produces MGCFPVGSTRVAIVVALTSILASCTSLPRSGPDHKDVDRGAAVKVTTKERRVGIDYALIDLSKNVLSYFTTPQPTSFKGFGGGRGGAPEIPLGYGDVVEVAIFEAQSGGLFIPSDAGSRPGNYISLPAQTIDRNGTITIPYAGRVPAAGRLKETVEQDVEDRLASRAIEPQVVITTTTNRSSQVAVLGDVNNPQRVQISPAGERILDVISAAGGLTTNNIETNVTLQRRGRTATVAYNTLLKNPAENIYVAPDDTISVDHERRTFLALGAAGVSGRFDFEESDLTLGEAIAKAGGLRDDRADPAQVLLYRPVPKKTLAAMHVDTTRFAGDTVPVIIRANLRDPATLFAAQQFKMEDKDIIYISNSDSVELVKFLDIVNSVSSTVAGVTDDANDTRNAIQDLGN
- a CDS encoding transglutaminase-like cysteine peptidase — translated: MKRTFVTLLALAFTAGNACSAFAAGPGGVARGLTSSPAVSYVSEKGKIVAPFAQVLFCAQNPAECRDNNGLAVIALTEQEMLQLKNVNNSVNRTMIGRNDPRNELNGDVWKVNVRSGDCEDFALTKRSRLMAMGWSSRALRIATAYTPSGEGHAVLVVRTDKGDLVLDNRKSSIKNWRDTDLRWDKIQSDTDPYVWYRL
- a CDS encoding UDP-glucose dehydrogenase family protein, yielding MRITMIGSGYVGLVSGVCFADFGHDVICVDKDLSKIEALREGRIPIYEPGLDQLVAENTSTGRLSFSTDVGESVRGADVVFIAVGTPSRRGDGHADLSYVYAAAREIATYVEGFTVIVTKSTVPVGTGDEVERIVRETNPSADVAVVSNPEFLREGAAIEDFKRPDRIVVGLNDDRARETMTEVYRPLYLNQAPLVFTSRRTSELIKYAANAFLAMKITFINEIADLCERVDANVQDVSRGIGLDGRIGSKFLHAGPGYGGSCFPKDTLALAKTAQDYDAPVRLIETTISINDNRKRAMGRKVISAVGGDIRGKKVAILGLTFKPNTDDMRDSPAIAIIQTLQDAGAQVVGYDPEGMENARKVIENIEYANGPYEAAAGADALVIVTEWNQFRALDFNRLKQSMRAPILVDLRNIYRSDEIRKHGFTYTGIGTNLYQDA